A window of the Brassica oleracea var. oleracea cultivar TO1000 chromosome C1, BOL, whole genome shotgun sequence genome harbors these coding sequences:
- the LOC106309217 gene encoding putative WEB family protein At4g17210 yields the protein MIRADAPVMPLETPPRSSEVGEIDTHPPFQSVRAAVSLFRQVSFSKQQPPSLSSSSQDSTDVPDKETQLLLAEQEMNRVHLCRDSSVNAKARALSDLDSAQRKAADLRDKLETTKQSRKCAIQTKHTMNQRLEKLQSQSQETESVRESYILATAELFMAKEKLTEIGQEFSISVEERLSELQRAEEAECSSMVNSQKINDMLKEIAEMRDTAERLNSDADKKKEEEAKINEKSIDAKETYADMKREAEKRLEDLRQDCDPELRKEIDELAEISAENESLQREIKLSRDLKEAKSAMQEIYNEERSYKSLVISLTVELDGMQRENRDLKEKEKDREEVEEGEWVEERLKVEETMRVAERTRQEAEETRMHVDELRREAAATHTVMGEAAKQLEIVRRAVKKAKTAEKRAVEDMTVLTEKKESLTHDDPDKKIRISLKEHEELRGKHEESERMVQYKAETVDAQLEEINESRVEGESMLEEKMKEMEQVKEATDTALRSAEIAEEAHCIVDAELRKWKPEELQ from the exons ATGATAAGAGCGGATGCTCCGGTGATGCCTCTCGAGACTCCTCCTCGGAGCAGTGAGGTTGGAGAGATAGACACACATCCTCCCTTTCAATCAGTTAGAGCCGCCGTTAGTTTGTTCCGTCAAGTTAGCTTCTCAAAGCAACAACCACCAAGTCTCTCCTCCTCCTCTCAG GATTCAACGGATGTGCCAGATAAAGAGACACAGCTTCTGTTAGCAGAACAAGAAATGAATAGAGTCCATCTCTGTCGTGACAGCTCTGTCAACGCGAAAGCACGAGCTCTCTCTGATCTCGACTCAGCTCAGCGAAAGGCCGCTGACTTGAGGGATAAACTTGAAACCACCAAACAGTCAAGAAAATGTGCGATCCAGACCAAACACACCATGAACCAACGGTTAGAGAAACTTCAGTCTCAAAGCCAAGAAACAGAGAGCGTAAGAGAGAGTTACATCTTAGCCACCGCAGAGCTGTTCATGGCTAAGGAGAAGCTTACGGAAATAGGACAAGAGTTCAGCATCTCCGTGGAAGAAAGGTTATCTGAGCTTCAAAGAGCAGAGGAAGCAGAGTGTTCATCAATGGTTAACTCCCAAAAGATCAATGACATGTTAAAAGAGATAGCAGAGATGCGTGACACTGCTGAGAGATTGAACTCTGATGCTGATAAGAAGAAAGAGGAAGAGGCAAAGATAAACGAGAAGAGCATTGACGCGAAAGAGACTTATGCTGATATGAAACGAGAGGCTGAGAAGAGGCTGGAGGATCTGAGGCAAGACTGTGACCCTGAACTGAGGAAAGAGATTGATGAGCTTGCGGAGATATCTGCAGAGAACGAGAGTTTACAACGAGAGATTAAACTTTCCCGTGACCTCAAAGAGGCCAAGAGTGCTATGCAAGAGATTTATAATGAAGAGAGGTCATACAAAAGCTTGGTGATATCACTCACGGTGGAGTTAGACGGTATGCAGAGAGAGAACAGAGATTTGAAGGAGAAGGAAAAAGATAGAGAAGAGGTTGAAGAAGGAGAATGGGTAGAAGAGAGACTTAAGGTTGAAGAAACCATGCGTGTAGCAGAGAGAACAAGACAAGAAGCGGAAGAGACGAGGATGCACGTGGATGAGCTCAGGAGAGAAGCAGCAGCAACACATACCGTGATGGGTGAAGCAGCGAAGCAGCTGGAGATAGTTAGAAGAGCGGTGAAGAAAGCGAAAACCGCAGAGAAGAGAGCTGTGGAAGACATGACGGTACTTACTGAAAAGAAGGAGAGCTTGACGCATGATGATCCTGATAAGAAGATTAGAATATCGTTGAAAGAGCACGAGGAGTTGAGAGGGAAGCACGAAGAGTCAGAGAGAATGGTGCAGTACAAGGCGGAAACGGTTGATGCTCAGCTGGAAGAGATCAACGAGAGCAGAGTAGAAGGAGAGAGCATGTTGGAGGAGAAGATGAAGGAGATGGAACAGGTAAAGGAGGCGACTGATACTGCGTTGAGAAGCGCAGAGATTGCAGAGGAAGCACACTGCATAGTCGATGCTGAACTTAGAAAATGGAAACCAGAAGAATTGCAGTAG
- the LOC106343326 gene encoding ras-related protein RABB1c, whose amino-acid sequence MSYAYLFKYIIIGDTGVGKSCLLLQFTDKRFQPVHDLTIGVEFGARMITIDNKPLKLQIWDTAGQESFRSITRSYYRGAAGALLVYDITRRETFNHLASWLEDARQHANANMTIMLIGNKCDLAHRRAVTTEEGEQFAKEHGLIFMEASAKTAQNVEEAFIKTAATIYKKIQDGVFDVSNESYGIKVGYGGIPGPSGGRDGSTSQGGGCCG is encoded by the exons ATGTCTTACGCTTATCTCTTCAAGTATATCATCATCGGTGATACTG GAGTAGGGAAATCATGCCTTCTGCTTCAGTTCACGGACAAGAGGTTTCAGCCGGTGCATGATCTCACCATCGGTGTTGAGTTTGGGGCGAGGATGATCACCATCGACAACAAGCCCCTCAAACTCCAGATCTGGGATACC GCTGGTCAAGAATCATTTAGGTCTATTACAAGGTCCTACTATAGAGGTGCTGCTGGGGCTTTACTTGTCTACGATATCACTAG GAGGGAGACGTTTAACCATCTAGCTAGCTGGTTAGAGGATGCAAGGCAGCATGCAAATGCTAATATGACCATTATGCTCATTGGGAATAAGTGTGATCTTGCCCACAGAAGGGCTGTCACCACTGAGGAAGGTGAGCAGTTTGCAAAGGAGCACGGTCTTATCTTCATGGAGGCCTCTGCCAAGACTGCTCAGAATGTCGAAGAG GCATTCATTAAGACAGCGGCAACGATATACAAAAAGATTCAAGATGGTGTGTTTGATGTGTCGAATGAGTCCTATGGAATAAAAGTTGGATATGGAGGAATCCCGGGGCCATCAGGTGGAAGAGACGGATCCACGTCGCAAGGAGGAGGTTGCTGCGGCTAA
- the LOC106309227 gene encoding glucan endo-1,3-beta-glucosidase 6, whose protein sequence is MGSGVALFTLSLLLVTHHAHSAIGVNWGTMSFHKLKPSTVVDLLKANKITKVKLFDSNPDALRALMGTGIQVMISIPNELLSTFSSDLFVQQNLSRFMGKGGADIRYVAVGNEPFLTSYGGAYQNYVFPAMVNLQQSLVKANLASYVKLVVPCNADAYESNVPSQGTFRPELTQIMTQLVSFLSSIGSPFVVNIYPFLSLYQNSDFPQDFAFFEGSSHPVLDGPNVYYNAFDGNFDTLVSALAKIGYGQMPIVIGEIGWPTDGAVGANLTAARVFNQGLINHLLSNKGTPLRPGSPPEDVYLFGLLDEGAKSTLPGNFERHWGIFSFDGQAKYRLNLGLGNRGLKNAENVQYLPSRWCVAHPAKDMTLVTDHLRLACSQADCTTLNDGGSCSQLGEKDNISYAFNSYYQLQMQNEKSCDFDGLGMVTFLDPSVGECRFLVGVTDKSSSAELMARWGIYHICIGLVVWALTRCYIL, encoded by the exons ATGGGAAGCGGTGTAGCTCTCTTTACTCTCTCCCTTCTCCTCGTAACGCATCATGCTCATTCCGCAATCGGCGTGAACTGGGGAACGATGTCGTTTCACAAGCTGAAACCTTCCACAGTGGTGGATCTCCTCAAAGCAAACAAAATAACCAAAGTAAAGCTCTTTGATTCAAACCCAGATGCACTCCGAGCTCTAATGGGCACTGGAATCCAAGTCATGATCAGCATTCCCAATGAGCTGCTCTCCACTTTCAGCTCCGATCTCTTCGTCCAGCAGAACCTCTCTCGCTTCATGGGCAAAGGTGGCGCTGATATCAG GTACGTTGCAGTAGGGAACGAGCCGTTCTTGACGAGTTACGGCGGTGCGTATCAGAACTATGTTTTCCCAGCTATGGTTAACTTGCAGCAATCCTTGGTTAAAGCAAATCTAGCTAGCTACGTGAAGCTGGTGGTTCCTTGTAACGCGGATGCGTATGAGTCTAATGTTCCTTCTCAAGGGACGTTTAGGCCTGAGCTAACGCAGATCATGACTCAGTTGGTTTCGTTTCTCAGCTCCATCGGCTCTCCTTTTGTTGTCAATATCTATCCTTTCCTTAGTCTCTATCAAAACTCCGACTTCCCGCAAGACTTTGCGTTTTTCGAGGGAAGTAGTCATCCTGTTCTTGATGGGCCTAATGTTTATTACAATGCGTTTGATGGGAACTTCGACACTCTTGTCTCTGCTCTCGCCAAGATTGGGTACGGTCAAATGCCTATAGTTATTGGTGAGATTGGTTGGCCTACTGATGGAGCAGTGGGTGCTAACCTCACTGCGGCGCGTGTTTTCAACCAAGGGCTTATTAACCATCTGTTGAGTAACAAGGGGACGCCGCTCAGGCCTGGCTCACCTCCTGAGGATGTCTATCTTTTCGGTTTGCTTGACGAAGGAGCTAAGAGTACACTGCCTGGTAACTTTGAGAGGCACTGGGGGATCTTCTCTTTCGATGGACAGGCCAAGTATCGTCTCAACTTAGGACTAGGCAACAGAGGGCTCAAGAATGCGGAGAATGTGCAGTACCTACCTTCCAGGTGGTGTGTGGCTCACCCGGCGAAGGACATGACCCTAGTTACAGACCACTTGAGGCTTGCTTGCAGCCAAGCGGATTGCACAACGCTCAACGACGGGGGATCATGCAGCCAGCTTGGGGAGAAGGATAATATCTCATATGCTTTCAATAGTTACTATCAACTGCAGATGCAAAATGAGAAGAGCTGCGACTTTGACGGGCTTGGTATGGTTACCTTCTTAGATCCTTCAGTTGGGGAGTGTCGATTTCTTGTGGGCGTTACAGATAAATCGTCTAGTGCTGAGCTGATGGCAAGGTGGGGTATCTACCACATTTGCATTGGACTCGTGGTATGGGCTCTCACACGGTGTTACATTTTATAA
- the LOC106309235 gene encoding ubiquitin-like domain-containing CTD phosphatase: MASSSSSSPTPDAVTAMDEELTLIVKWSGKEYTLRICADDSVAELKRRICFLTNVLPKRQKLLYPKVGNKLSDDSLLLSQIPLKPSLKMTMIGTTEDDIIVDQVTSDDVVDDFELGKEEVVDIEDKEINKQKLRRRIDQYKIKLVNPCRKGKKLLVLDIDYTLFDHRSTAENPLQLMRPYLHEFLTAAYAEYDIIIWSATSMKWVELKMGELGVLNNPNYKITALLDHLAMITVQSDTRGIFDCKPLGLIWALLPELYNAQNTIMFDDLRRNFVMNPQNGLKIRPFRKAHVNRDKDDELVLLTRYLLTIAELDDLSSLDHSRWETFTEDSVKRRRHT, from the exons ATGGCTTCGTCTTCTTCATCATCTCCTACGCCGGATGCTGTGACCGCGATGGACGAGGAGCTTACTCTGATAGTCAAATGGAGCGGAAAGGAGTACACACTCCGAATCTGCGCCGACGACTCGGTTGCTGAGCTGAAACGTCGAATCTGCTTTCTCACCAACGTCTTGCCGAAGCGCCAGAAGCTTCTTTACCCCAAAGTCGGAAACAAGCTCTCCGATGACTCTCTTCTGCTCTCTCAGATCCCTCTCAAGCCTTCTCTCAAGATGACCATGATCGG TACTACGGAGGATGATATAATAGTAGATCAAGTAACATCGGATGACGTTGTTGATGACTTTGAGCTTGGTAAGGAGGAAGTGGTGGATATTGAAGACAAGGAGATTAATAAGCAGAAGCTGAGGAGGAGAATTGATCAGTACAAG ATTAAACTTGTTAATCCATGTCGCAAAGGCAAAAAACTGCTTGTTCTAGATATTGACTACACTTTGTTTGATCACCGTTCCACTGCCGAGAACCCGTTGCAGCTTATGCGTCCTT ATCTTCATGAGTTTCTTACTGCTGCTTATGCAGAATATGATATCATCATTTGGTCTGCCACTAG CATGAAGTGGGTTGAGTTAAAGATGGGAGAACTTGGTGTGTTGAACAATCCTAACTACAAGATCACAGCCCTTCTCGACCATCTAGCCATGATCACGGTTCAGTCTGACACTCGCGGGATCTTTGATTGCAAGCCACTAGGCTTAATTTGGGCACTATTACCTGAG TTATACAACGCCCAAAACACCATCATGTTCGATGATCTGCGAAGGAACTTCGTGATGAACCCCCAAAACGGTCTTAAAATCAGGCCGTTTAGGAAAGCTCATGTGAACCGAGACAAGGATGACGAGCTTGTATTGCTGACTCGGTACCTTCTGACCATAGCAGAGCTCGATGATTTGAGTTCTTTGGATCATAGCAGATGGGAGACGTTCACAGAAGATAGCGTCAAAAGGCGCAGGCACACATAA